The Candidatus Limnocylindrales bacterium nucleotide sequence GATCCGCGCGAAGCGCCGGCCTCGATCGACGAAGTCATCCGCGCGCAGGAGAAGGCGGTGGAGCTGGCGTGCACGGCCGAAGGCGCCACCAGCGTGGCCCAGCTGCAGGCGTCGCTGTCAGCGCTGCGGCGCATCCTGCAGATCGTGCGCACCAAGGACACCGGCGATGAGGAACGGCGACGGGCGCTGGCGACGCGGCTCGAGGGCGTGATCGCGCTCGAGAAGAAGGCGCTCGTGATCGGCGAGGTGCTGCCCGACTTCTGCCAGAAGTATCAGGCCAACCTGCGCGAGGCCCTGGCCGTCGAGCGCGAGATTCGCGACGAGGTGGATGCCATACTGGCCCCGTGACCAGAGCGACCGCCTCGGGCCCGTCCGACCCGCGTGAGGCTCCCGGCCCCGGCGGGCATGGACACGGCGATGCCCATGCGCACTCCGCCTTCGGACATGCGCACGCCCACCGCGCCGGCACACATGCAGGCTCGGGCCGCGGACATGCGCCGTCCACCCACGGCCATTCGCACGGACGTGCGGGCCACGGGCGCGGGCATCATCGCGCGGCAGCGTCCTCGCGACTCCTCATCGCGCTGCTGCTTGCCGCCGCGTACATGCTCGCCGAAGTCGTCGGCGGCTACCTCACCAATTCGCTGGCGCTACTCGCCGATGCCGGGCACATGCTCTCGGACGTGGCGGCGCTGGCGATCTCGCTGGCGGCGCTTCAGGCATCGCGGCGCGCGCCGTCGCCGTCACGCACGTACGGCTATCATCGCGCCGAGGTGCTGGGAGCGCTCGTCAACGCGATGGCGCTGGTGGCGGTGGCCGGCGGCATCCTGCTCGAGGCCGTGCGGCGTTTCGGTGCTCCGCCCGACGTCGACGCGCCCATCGCCCTGGCGGTGGCTGCGGGGGGCCTGACCATCAACGTCATCTCCCTCTTCGTGCTCGGCGGCCATGGCCATGCCGATGCCGGCGTAAGCGTGCGCGCGGCCTGGCTGCACATCGTCGCCGACGCGCTCGGCAGCGTCGGCGCGATTACGTCGGCGCTGCTGATCTGGACCCTGGGCTGGATGTGGGCCGATCCGGCAGCCTCTGTCGCGATCGCCCTTCTGGTCGTGTACTCGGCGCTGACCCTGCTCTTCGAGGTGCTCAACGTCCTGATGGAAGGCTCGCCTCGCCACATCGACGTCTCGCGCGTGCGCTCTTCCATCGCCGCGCTGCCCCATGTACGCGATGTGCACGACCTGCACGTGTGGACGATCACCAGCGGGATGGAATCGCTGAGCGGGCACGTGCGCATCGATCCGGAAGCGCGGCCGCAGCAGGTGCTGGCCGAAGTGCGTACCCTGCTGCACGATCGCTTCGGCATCGCGCACGTCACCATCCAGATCGAGGACGTGGAGATCGAGGAACATCACATCTGTCCGTGACGGAGGCGACGCTTGGCAGCCGGCAAGAGCAAGGGCTTCGTCCACGAGTTCAAGGAATTCGCGCTGCGCGGCAACGTTGCCGACATGGCCGTCGGCATCGTCATCGGTGCCGCCTTCGGCAAGATCGTCAGCAGCATGGTCGCCGACGTGATGATGCCGCCGATCGGCCTGCTGCTGGGCGGTGTCGACTTGTCCAACTTCTTCGCCGTACTGAAGGAGGGGGCGACGCCCGGGCCCTACCGCAGCCTGGCCGAGGCAAAGGCCGCGGGCGCAGTCACGATCAACTACGGCCTGTTTCTGAACCAGGTCGTCGATTTCACGATCGTCGCCTTCGCGCTGTTCCTCGTCATCAAGGGCATGAACCGTCTGCGGCGCACGGATCCCGT carries:
- the mscL gene encoding large-conductance mechanosensitive channel protein MscL, which gives rise to MAAGKSKGFVHEFKEFALRGNVADMAVGIVIGAAFGKIVSSMVADVMMPPIGLLLGGVDLSNFFAVLKEGATPGPYRSLAEAKAAGAVTINYGLFLNQVVDFTIVAFALFLVIKGMNRLRRTDPVSPEPTTRECPYCVSAIPLKARRCPHCTSEVAA
- a CDS encoding cation diffusion facilitator family transporter: MTRATASGPSDPREAPGPGGHGHGDAHAHSAFGHAHAHRAGTHAGSGRGHAPSTHGHSHGRAGHGRGHHRAAASSRLLIALLLAAAYMLAEVVGGYLTNSLALLADAGHMLSDVAALAISLAALQASRRAPSPSRTYGYHRAEVLGALVNAMALVAVAGGILLEAVRRFGAPPDVDAPIALAVAAGGLTINVISLFVLGGHGHADAGVSVRAAWLHIVADALGSVGAITSALLIWTLGWMWADPAASVAIALLVVYSALTLLFEVLNVLMEGSPRHIDVSRVRSSIAALPHVRDVHDLHVWTITSGMESLSGHVRIDPEARPQQVLAEVRTLLHDRFGIAHVTIQIEDVEIEEHHICP